The following coding sequences lie in one Euhalothece natronophila Z-M001 genomic window:
- a CDS encoding DUF2283 domain-containing protein has translation MQFNYYPDTDSLYINLSNRPSANSQEASQNIVLDFDEDGNLVGIDIDHASQVVDLNRLETQSLPIGFIASA, from the coding sequence ATGCAATTTAATTATTACCCTGACACAGATTCTCTTTATATTAATTTATCAAATCGTCCTAGTGCCAATTCCCAAGAAGCCTCCCAAAATATTGTTTTAGACTTTGATGAAGATGGAAACTTAGTCGGGATCGACATCGATCACGCTAGTCAAGTTGTTGATTTAAACCGTCTAGAAACTCAGTCTCTGCCCATAGGTTTTATTGCCTCAGCTTAA